One window of Streptomyces sp. SUK 48 genomic DNA carries:
- a CDS encoding DUF3050 domain-containing protein: protein MTMSRYQSSVVHPGVLALKEHIESVRTEVTGHPLYTSFRSRRDVAVFMEHHAFAVWDFMSLLKSLQRQLTCTSVPWVPQGPTASRRLINEITLVEESDELGDGFTSHFELYRAAMDDAGAHPGPLDAFLDLLRSGTPVPKALVAAGAPLSVREFVGATWNVIETAPVHVQAAVFAFGREDLIPEMFEQVVRIDDRDARLARFKDYLHRHIEVDAEAHTPMAMRMLVDLCGDDSRKWEECTYAVREALHERAGFWDAILRQIREGALDGGF from the coding sequence ATGACGATGTCCCGTTATCAGTCCTCCGTCGTTCACCCCGGTGTCCTCGCCCTCAAAGAGCACATCGAGTCCGTCCGTACCGAGGTCACCGGCCACCCTCTCTACACGAGCTTCCGCAGCCGCCGGGACGTCGCGGTGTTCATGGAGCACCACGCCTTCGCCGTATGGGACTTCATGTCGTTGCTGAAGAGCCTTCAGCGGCAGCTGACCTGCACCAGCGTGCCGTGGGTGCCCCAGGGCCCGACCGCCTCCCGCAGGCTGATCAACGAGATCACGCTGGTGGAGGAGAGCGACGAACTGGGCGACGGATTCACCTCCCACTTCGAGCTGTACCGGGCCGCGATGGACGATGCCGGCGCCCACCCCGGACCGCTGGACGCCTTCCTCGACCTGCTCCGGTCCGGCACCCCCGTCCCCAAGGCCCTCGTGGCCGCGGGCGCACCGCTTTCCGTGCGGGAGTTCGTCGGCGCGACCTGGAACGTCATCGAGACCGCCCCGGTGCACGTCCAGGCCGCCGTGTTCGCCTTCGGGCGCGAGGACCTGATCCCGGAGATGTTCGAGCAGGTCGTCCGGATCGACGACCGCGACGCACGCCTCGCCCGGTTCAAGGACTACCTCCACCGGCACATCGAGGTCGACGCCGAGGCGCACACCCCCATGGCCATGCGCATGCTGGTGGACCTCTGCGGCGACGACAGCCGCAAATGGGAGGAGTGCACCTACGCGGTGCGCGAGGCGCTGCACGAGCGGGCCGGGTTCTGGGACGCCATCCTGCGGCAGATCCGCGAAGGGGCCCTGGACGGCGGCTTCTAG
- a CDS encoding helix-turn-helix domain-containing protein, with translation MAAAGERPLNEVQFLTVAEVATVMRVSKMTVYRLVHSGHLPAIRVGRSFRVPEQAVHEYLRDSYVGVETA, from the coding sequence ATGGCTGCAGCTGGCGAGAGGCCACTGAACGAGGTTCAGTTCCTGACCGTGGCGGAGGTCGCCACGGTGATGCGAGTGTCGAAGATGACCGTGTACCGCCTGGTGCACAGCGGTCATCTGCCCGCGATCCGGGTGGGGCGGTCCTTCCGCGTCCCCGAGCAAGCGGTCCACGAGTACCTCCGCGACAGCTATGTGGGGGTGGAGACGGCCTGA
- a CDS encoding HAD family hydrolase, with product MRYDLIIFDNDGVLVDSEPISNRHLAAYLTELGIETSYEDSLRDYMGSAMHRVHDLVLEHTGRRLPADFDDVFHARVFAAFERELGPVPGAAGILEKLAADGVPYCVASSGSHERIRVGHRVTGLDRWFQEERIFSSQDVGKGKPAPDLFLYAAERMGVDPERCAVVEDSPLGVQAAVAAGMDVYGFTAMTPAERLTGATQLFASMGELPDLLK from the coding sequence ATGCGCTACGACCTGATCATCTTCGACAACGACGGCGTCCTCGTGGACAGCGAGCCGATCTCCAACCGGCACCTGGCGGCCTACCTGACCGAGCTGGGGATCGAGACGTCCTACGAGGACTCCCTGCGCGACTACATGGGCTCGGCGATGCACCGGGTGCACGATCTCGTCCTGGAGCACACCGGACGGCGGCTGCCGGCCGATTTCGACGACGTCTTCCACGCGCGCGTCTTCGCCGCGTTCGAGCGGGAGTTGGGGCCCGTGCCCGGCGCCGCCGGGATACTGGAGAAGCTGGCCGCGGACGGGGTGCCGTACTGCGTGGCCTCCTCCGGGAGCCATGAGCGGATCAGGGTGGGGCACCGCGTCACCGGGCTCGACCGGTGGTTCCAGGAGGAGCGGATCTTCAGCTCGCAGGACGTCGGCAAGGGCAAGCCCGCCCCCGACCTCTTCCTGTACGCGGCCGAGCGGATGGGCGTCGACCCCGAGCGGTGCGCGGTCGTGGAGGACTCCCCGCTGGGCGTCCAGGCGGCCGTGGCGGCCGGGATGGATGTCTACGGGTTCACCGCGATGACCCCGGCCGAGCGGCTCACCGGCGCCACCCAACTGTTCGCTTCCATGGGGGAGTTGCCCGACCTGCTGAAATGA
- a CDS encoding VC0807 family protein, with translation MTMNTGNHSRNAQQNPSMLDNLRPLVLDVVVPIGAYYVLKDALGASTVAALAWSSVVPAARTVWSLVRERRANALACLILVVNLVSLLVSTLAGDPRLMLAKDGAVSSTVGIGILLSVRLGRPMMTAAVMPFLVKGDAVKEAAWQRLTGGASVRSAAFRQRERTFSLVWGVALLAECVARVVGAYTVPVDTMVWLGTVVLIATMVVAFRISGVLAAGPMERLLEAEVAAGTDSAEAEGNSPLAMSTHK, from the coding sequence ATGACGATGAACACGGGGAACCACAGCCGGAACGCGCAGCAGAACCCGAGCATGCTGGACAACCTCCGGCCGCTCGTCCTCGACGTGGTCGTGCCCATCGGGGCGTACTACGTCCTCAAGGACGCCCTCGGCGCGAGCACCGTCGCGGCGCTCGCCTGGAGCAGTGTGGTGCCGGCGGCGCGCACCGTGTGGAGCCTGGTGCGCGAGCGCCGGGCCAACGCGCTGGCCTGTCTGATCCTCGTGGTCAACCTCGTCTCCCTGCTGGTGAGTACGCTCGCCGGGGACCCGCGGCTGATGCTCGCCAAGGACGGCGCGGTCAGCAGCACCGTCGGCATCGGCATCCTGCTCTCGGTCCGGCTCGGCCGGCCGATGATGACCGCCGCCGTGATGCCCTTCCTGGTCAAGGGGGACGCGGTGAAGGAGGCCGCCTGGCAGCGGCTGACCGGCGGCGCCTCGGTGCGCTCCGCGGCCTTCCGGCAGCGGGAGCGGACGTTCTCCCTCGTCTGGGGCGTGGCCCTGCTCGCCGAGTGCGTCGCCCGGGTCGTCGGCGCCTACACCGTCCCCGTGGACACCATGGTCTGGCTCGGCACCGTCGTCCTGATCGCCACGATGGTGGTCGCCTTCCGGATCAGCGGGGTGCTGGCCGCGGGCCCGATGGAGAGGCTGCTGGAGGCCGAGGTCGCCGCCGGGACCGACTCCGCCGAAGCTGAAGGAAATTCACCTTTGGCGATGTCTACCCACAAGTAA
- the proC gene encoding pyrroline-5-carboxylate reductase, translating to MTQKVAVLGTGKIGEALLSGMIRGGWAPADLLVTARRPERAEELRARHGVTPVGNTEAAKTADTLILTVKPQDMGALLDELAPHVPADRLVISGAAGIPTAFLEERLAKGTPVVRVMTNTPALVDEAMSVISPGTHATQEHLAIAEGIFGAVGKTLRVPEGQQDACTALSGSGPAYFFYLVEAMTDAGILLGLPRDKAHELIVQSAIGAAVMLRDSGEHPVKLRENVTSPAGTTINAIRELENHGVRAALIAALEAARDRSRELASGTKD from the coding sequence ATGACCCAGAAAGTCGCAGTACTCGGCACCGGCAAGATCGGCGAAGCCCTGCTCAGCGGGATGATCCGAGGCGGCTGGGCCCCAGCCGACCTGCTCGTCACCGCGCGCCGACCCGAACGCGCCGAAGAGCTCCGCGCCCGCCACGGAGTCACCCCGGTCGGCAACACCGAGGCCGCCAAGACCGCCGACACCCTGATCCTCACGGTCAAGCCGCAGGACATGGGCGCCCTGCTGGACGAACTGGCCCCGCACGTCCCCGCCGACCGCCTGGTCATCAGCGGCGCCGCGGGCATCCCGACCGCCTTCCTGGAGGAGCGCCTCGCCAAGGGCACCCCGGTGGTCCGCGTCATGACGAACACCCCGGCCCTCGTCGACGAGGCCATGTCCGTCATCTCCCCGGGCACCCACGCCACCCAGGAGCATCTGGCCATCGCCGAGGGCATCTTCGGCGCCGTCGGCAAGACGCTCCGTGTGCCCGAGGGCCAGCAGGACGCCTGCACCGCGCTCTCCGGCTCCGGCCCGGCGTACTTCTTCTACCTGGTCGAGGCCATGACCGACGCCGGCATCCTCCTCGGTCTGCCCCGGGACAAGGCCCACGAGCTCATCGTGCAGTCCGCCATCGGCGCCGCCGTGATGCTCCGCGACAGCGGCGAGCACCCGGTGAAGCTCCGGGAGAACGTCACCTCTCCCGCCGGTACGACGATCAACGCCATCCGCGAGCTGGAGAACCACGGTGTCCGCGCGGCCCTCATCGCCGCCCTGGAAGCCGCCCGGGACCGCAGCCGCGAGCTGGCCTCCGGCACGAAGGACTGA
- a CDS encoding phosphatase: MASVLTYLSAARLAGVVETPRERSLRRYRQFAARDPRVLLGIDPYGAWGEAELLGLMADRCGVSADPRHRAGPDVIDPVRTLAALDAFAERLAAAARRHAPVLFGTGHPRSLLGFYAALADALSAAGCEVLTPAQGRCVDILTQFGLRTHRVDYVRRVALVRETEGGRPGCEPGAHCHSPLPVRVVLEAAAAAGGPLPELVVGDHGWLCGAGQLGFEAIGPADSDDPAPFVGQAEGTVRVVVPLDDGVRSSHYLPLTRYVLKRARLPQ, translated from the coding sequence ATCGCAAGCGTGTTGACCTACCTGTCCGCCGCCCGGCTGGCCGGGGTCGTCGAGACGCCCCGGGAGCGGAGCCTGCGGAGGTACCGTCAGTTCGCGGCCCGCGATCCCCGGGTGCTGCTCGGGATCGACCCGTACGGGGCCTGGGGCGAGGCGGAGTTGCTCGGGCTGATGGCGGACAGGTGCGGTGTTTCGGCCGATCCCCGGCATCGCGCGGGGCCGGATGTGATCGATCCGGTACGGACGCTCGCCGCGCTGGACGCCTTCGCGGAACGGCTCGCGGCGGCCGCGCGGCGTCACGCACCGGTGCTGTTCGGCACCGGGCACCCCCGCTCGCTGCTCGGTTTCTACGCCGCCCTCGCGGACGCCCTCTCGGCGGCGGGATGTGAGGTCCTCACTCCCGCGCAGGGTCGCTGTGTCGACATATTGACCCAGTTCGGTCTACGCACGCACCGCGTGGACTACGTACGACGCGTCGCGTTGGTGCGGGAAACCGAGGGCGGGCGCCCCGGTTGTGAGCCAGGCGCGCACTGCCATTCGCCGCTGCCGGTCAGGGTCGTCCTGGAGGCCGCCGCGGCCGCCGGCGGCCCACTGCCCGAGCTGGTCGTCGGCGACCACGGCTGGCTCTGCGGCGCAGGTCAGCTGGGGTTCGAGGCGATCGGCCCGGCCGACTCCGACGATCCCGCGCCGTTCGTCGGGCAGGCCGAGGGCACCGTGCGCGTCGTCGTACCCCTGGACGACGGAGTCCGGTCTAGTCACTACCTGCCACTCACCCGCTACGTACTCAAACGCGCGCGTCTGCCACAGTAG
- a CDS encoding SH3 domain-containing protein: MSVRYYSVAPGVRVNVRSGPGTGYGITRTLPEGAKVPIYCQTTGTKVAGTYGTSDIWDNISDGEFVADAYVHTGSDGFVADRCG, translated from the coding sequence ATGTCCGTCCGCTATTACTCCGTCGCCCCGGGCGTCCGCGTCAACGTCCGCAGCGGCCCCGGCACCGGCTACGGCATCACCCGCACCCTCCCCGAGGGTGCCAAGGTCCCGATCTACTGCCAGACCACGGGCACCAAGGTCGCCGGCACGTACGGCACCTCCGACATCTGGGACAACATCAGCGACGGCGAGTTCGTGGCGGACGCGTACGTCCACACGGGCAGCGACGGCTTCGTGGCGGACCGCTGCGGCTGA
- a CDS encoding acetoin utilization protein AcuC, which translates to MSGRAQLMWDEAVTGYDFGPGHPMDPVRLALTRGLVGALGVDRELEVVAAKPAGRSTLRLVHRDDYIEAVRAASADPAGADPAYGLGTLDDPAFAGMHEVSALIAGQSVAAAESVWRGEALHAVNFTGGLHHAMPGAASGFCVYNDAALAIARLLELGVERVAYVDVDVHHGDGVQAAFWEDPRVLTISVHEHPRTLFPQSGWPQETGGGAGEGAAVNLPLLAGTGDAGWVRAFHAVVPELLADFRPQVLVSQHGADTHFEDPLAHLAVSLDAQRAVQLACHELAHEYADGKWVALGGGGYAVVDVVPRSWTHLVAIAAGRPVTPETVIPEGWRQEVYARTRQLAPQRMTDGRWPVPWSSWEGGYDPADRLDQSILATRRAAFPLRGLLP; encoded by the coding sequence ATGAGCGGCCGCGCACAGCTGATGTGGGACGAGGCAGTAACGGGCTATGACTTCGGCCCCGGGCATCCGATGGACCCGGTACGGCTGGCGCTGACCCGGGGGCTGGTCGGTGCCCTGGGGGTCGACCGGGAGCTGGAGGTCGTCGCGGCGAAGCCGGCCGGGCGGTCCACGCTGCGGCTGGTCCACCGGGACGACTACATCGAGGCGGTCAGGGCCGCGTCGGCGGACCCGGCGGGCGCGGACCCGGCGTACGGGCTCGGGACGCTGGACGATCCCGCGTTCGCCGGGATGCACGAGGTGTCCGCGCTGATCGCGGGGCAGTCGGTGGCGGCGGCGGAGTCGGTGTGGCGGGGGGAGGCCCTGCACGCCGTGAACTTCACCGGCGGGCTGCACCACGCGATGCCGGGGGCCGCGTCCGGGTTCTGCGTCTACAACGACGCGGCGCTCGCCATCGCCCGGCTGCTGGAACTGGGCGTGGAGCGGGTCGCGTACGTGGACGTGGACGTGCACCACGGGGACGGGGTGCAGGCCGCGTTCTGGGAGGACCCCCGGGTGCTGACGATCTCGGTGCACGAGCATCCCCGCACGCTGTTCCCGCAGTCCGGGTGGCCGCAGGAGACCGGCGGCGGGGCGGGGGAGGGGGCGGCGGTGAACCTGCCGCTGCTGGCCGGGACCGGGGACGCCGGGTGGGTCCGGGCCTTCCACGCGGTGGTGCCGGAGCTGCTCGCGGACTTCCGGCCGCAGGTGCTGGTCTCCCAGCACGGGGCGGACACGCACTTCGAGGACCCGCTCGCGCATCTCGCGGTCTCGCTGGACGCGCAGCGGGCGGTGCAGCTGGCGTGCCATGAGCTGGCGCACGAGTACGCCGACGGGAAGTGGGTCGCGCTGGGCGGGGGTGGTTACGCGGTGGTGGACGTCGTACCCCGCTCCTGGACGCATCTCGTGGCCATCGCGGCGGGGCGGCCGGTGACGCCGGAGACGGTCATCCCCGAGGGCTGGCGCCAGGAGGTCTACGCCCGCACCCGGCAGCTCGCCCCCCAGCGGATGACGGACGGCCGCTGGCCGGTCCCCTGGTCCTCCTGGGAGGGCGGCTACGACCCCGCCGACCGGCTGGACCAGTCCATCCTGGCGACCCGCCGCGCGGCGTTCCCCCTGCGGGGCCTGCTCCCCTAG
- a CDS encoding MFS transporter, with protein MTELLRRGRASLAFAFFAQGAAFALLVTRIPAIQDRYGISDALLPVFLAAVPVLAGVGSVTTEQLVKRVRPSRLLRWSQPVVLLALLAAGAGGQGQLAAVALALGVFGLSVGMLDASMNMLGVSLQRSYGRSIMLSFHAVYSLGGIVGASLAWAGAHWQLALWVSYLPVVAVLLPATLLGSRWYVDGDAAAPAAQGGGGGVVFKLLLPLCLVMTFAYIGDSTVSNWSAKYLKDVLGSSEQLATVPYNVYMVTTLVGRSLGDLGVRRFGAAAVVRLGALVAAGGFAVVAVAPGAWVGMLGFTLLGLGLCVLVPQTFAAAGRLFPGASDAAVARLNIFNYVGFLVGSPLVGAVGDAWSYRGAMLLPMVLVLVTLVYARSFATSPGRYGGGHERPRTADVGRGSNGL; from the coding sequence ATGACTGAACTGCTGCGGCGAGGCAGGGCCTCTCTGGCGTTCGCCTTCTTCGCCCAGGGCGCCGCCTTCGCGCTGCTGGTGACGCGCATCCCCGCCATCCAGGACCGGTACGGCATCTCCGATGCCCTGCTACCGGTCTTTCTGGCTGCCGTGCCGGTGCTCGCGGGCGTCGGCAGTGTCACCACCGAGCAGTTGGTCAAGCGGGTGCGGCCCAGCCGGCTGCTGCGCTGGTCCCAGCCGGTGGTGCTGCTCGCGCTGCTGGCCGCCGGGGCGGGCGGGCAGGGGCAACTGGCCGCGGTGGCGTTGGCGTTGGGTGTGTTCGGGCTGTCGGTCGGCATGCTGGACGCCTCGATGAACATGCTCGGGGTCAGCCTCCAGCGGTCGTACGGCCGCAGCATCATGCTCAGCTTCCACGCCGTGTACAGCCTGGGCGGCATCGTCGGGGCCTCGCTCGCGTGGGCCGGGGCGCACTGGCAGCTCGCGCTGTGGGTGTCGTACCTGCCGGTAGTGGCCGTCCTGCTGCCGGCGACGCTCCTGGGCAGCCGGTGGTACGTCGACGGGGACGCGGCGGCGCCGGCGGCACAGGGGGGCGGCGGGGGCGTGGTCTTCAAGCTGCTGCTGCCGCTGTGCCTGGTGATGACCTTCGCGTACATCGGGGACTCGACGGTCTCCAACTGGAGCGCGAAGTACCTGAAGGACGTGCTGGGCAGCTCGGAGCAGCTGGCGACGGTGCCGTACAACGTGTACATGGTGACCACGCTGGTCGGGCGGTCCCTGGGGGACCTCGGGGTACGGCGGTTCGGCGCGGCGGCGGTCGTACGGCTCGGGGCGCTGGTGGCGGCCGGCGGGTTCGCGGTGGTGGCCGTGGCGCCCGGGGCGTGGGTGGGGATGCTCGGGTTCACCCTGCTGGGGCTCGGGCTGTGCGTGCTGGTGCCGCAGACCTTCGCGGCGGCGGGGCGGCTGTTCCCCGGGGCGTCGGACGCGGCGGTCGCGCGGCTGAACATCTTCAATTACGTCGGTTTCCTGGTCGGATCGCCGTTGGTGGGCGCGGTGGGAGACGCGTGGAGCTATCGCGGGGCGATGCTGCTCCCGATGGTGTTGGTGCTGGTGACGCTCGTGTACGCCAGGTCGTTCGCGACAAGTCCGGGCCGATACGGTGGCGGGCATGAGCGGCCGCGCACAGCTGATGTGGGACGAGGCAGTAACGGGCTATGA
- a CDS encoding EamA/RhaT family transporter, whose protein sequence is MSDETGAPGAPEGPVGGPRPEPLRFFGTSWVNHDDGYAARRAGVAVGSLAAAVASCLVLRFAYQGLQIADTGAFVTVLVVAMFAICTALAFGNTLTGFGKRQDPQRQASLRGLLAIGFVGTLAAYFVRSLTEAPGEKLHREEYDKARAEHTARTTRRSGNPSRKKRRRA, encoded by the coding sequence GTGAGCGACGAAACCGGCGCCCCGGGCGCCCCGGAGGGACCCGTGGGCGGGCCCCGGCCCGAGCCCCTGCGCTTTTTCGGCACGTCCTGGGTGAACCACGACGACGGCTACGCGGCCCGCCGCGCCGGTGTCGCCGTCGGCTCCCTGGCCGCCGCGGTCGCCTCCTGCCTGGTGCTGCGCTTCGCCTACCAGGGCCTCCAGATCGCCGACACCGGTGCCTTCGTGACCGTCCTGGTCGTCGCCATGTTCGCGATCTGCACCGCGCTCGCCTTCGGCAACACCCTGACCGGCTTCGGCAAGCGCCAGGACCCGCAGCGCCAGGCGTCCCTGCGCGGCCTGCTCGCCATCGGGTTCGTCGGCACCCTCGCCGCCTACTTCGTCCGCTCCCTCACCGAGGCCCCGGGCGAGAAGCTGCACCGCGAGGAGTACGACAAGGCCCGCGCCGAACACACCGCCCGCACCACCCGCCGCTCGGGCAACCCCTCGAGGAAGAAGCGCCGCCGGGCCTAG
- a CDS encoding lamin tail domain-containing protein, whose translation MTGVAAAQPAAAADPAGYQNIRINEVTSSNSDTVELYNTGSASVSISGWKVSDDSFSPQSFSPSAGTVPAHGFVTFDSPKGLGDSDKLVLYTSGGTVVDRVDWATGKAKPAMARCGGDGTGAWVTTTAASTFGAANAPGCPASLPAASQVRINEVTSDGADTVELYNGGSSAVSIGSWKYVDNDTSHSPASVSSSSPSTTSIPAGGYATFGSALGLGDNDSVFLTDGNGTTVDSVTWAAGGAKPSDERCANGTGAFQTAASATLGGANSCPGGGGGGGTGGGRLLGGGGSLTSGCAPEAPTGTASTPAGTSAWPGGLDVTIADNVCAFTTSTGPEGRDVSGLAFDPANPSVLWAAKNKNWLFKLVKSNGKWIPDASWSATGKQIRFLGGSGEPDSEGLTVGADGHLYVTSERDNAKNTVPKDTIMEFDPTAAGSTLTPVHQWDMTSQFPQLDTGSKDDANLGFEGVAYVPDSWLTANRWTDPLTGAAYNPANYPLHGSGLFFAGLEWDGTLHAYGLNSDGTFTTFGTISTGKASVVDVTFDAGTQRIVATCDNACGETHTFLKVDATGAIVPDVTYTNPAVMPVDNLEGFALAPASTCVDGSREAVWSDDGIYGFGSGSSSYGHALYSGTFPC comes from the coding sequence GTGACAGGGGTGGCCGCCGCTCAGCCCGCGGCCGCCGCGGACCCCGCCGGCTACCAGAACATCCGGATCAACGAGGTCACTTCGTCGAACAGCGACACGGTGGAGCTGTACAACACCGGTTCGGCCTCGGTGAGCATCAGTGGCTGGAAGGTGTCCGACGACAGCTTCTCGCCGCAGTCGTTCAGCCCGTCGGCCGGCACCGTCCCGGCGCACGGCTTCGTCACCTTCGACTCGCCCAAGGGCCTGGGCGACTCGGACAAGCTGGTGCTCTACACCTCCGGCGGCACGGTGGTCGACCGGGTCGACTGGGCCACCGGCAAGGCGAAGCCGGCGATGGCGCGGTGCGGCGGGGACGGCACCGGCGCGTGGGTCACCACGACCGCGGCGAGCACGTTCGGCGCGGCGAACGCCCCGGGCTGCCCCGCGTCGCTCCCGGCCGCGAGCCAGGTGCGGATCAACGAGGTCACCTCGGACGGCGCGGACACCGTGGAGTTGTACAACGGCGGTTCGAGCGCGGTGAGCATCGGGTCGTGGAAGTACGTGGACAACGACACCAGCCACTCCCCGGCCTCCGTCTCGTCCTCCTCGCCGAGCACGACCAGCATCCCGGCCGGCGGCTACGCGACGTTCGGCTCGGCCCTCGGCCTGGGCGACAACGACTCGGTCTTCCTCACCGACGGCAACGGCACCACCGTCGACTCGGTGACCTGGGCGGCCGGCGGCGCCAAGCCGTCGGACGAGCGCTGCGCCAACGGCACCGGCGCCTTCCAGACCGCCGCGTCCGCGACGCTCGGCGGCGCGAACTCCTGCCCGGGCGGCGGCGGTGGCGGCGGCACCGGCGGCGGCCGGCTCCTGGGCGGCGGCGGGTCGCTCACCAGCGGCTGCGCCCCCGAGGCGCCCACCGGTACGGCTTCCACCCCGGCCGGCACCTCGGCGTGGCCGGGCGGGCTCGACGTCACGATCGCCGACAACGTCTGCGCGTTCACCACGTCCACCGGCCCCGAGGGGCGTGATGTGAGCGGTCTCGCGTTCGACCCGGCGAACCCCTCGGTGCTGTGGGCCGCCAAGAACAAGAACTGGCTGTTCAAGCTGGTCAAGAGCAACGGCAAATGGATTCCGGACGCGTCGTGGAGCGCGACCGGCAAGCAAATCCGTTTCCTGGGCGGTTCCGGCGAGCCGGACTCCGAGGGGCTGACGGTCGGCGCCGACGGGCACCTCTATGTGACCTCCGAGCGCGACAACGCCAAGAACACGGTCCCCAAGGACACGATCATGGAGTTCGACCCGACGGCCGCCGGCTCGACCCTCACGCCGGTCCACCAGTGGGACATGACCTCGCAGTTCCCGCAGCTCGACACGGGCAGCAAGGACGACGCCAACCTCGGCTTCGAGGGCGTCGCCTATGTGCCGGACAGCTGGCTGACCGCGAACCGCTGGACCGACCCGCTCACCGGGGCCGCCTACAACCCGGCGAACTACCCCCTGCACGGCTCGGGCCTGTTCTTCGCCGGTCTGGAGTGGGACGGCACGCTGCACGCCTACGGCCTGAACTCCGACGGCACCTTCACCACGTTCGGCACGATCTCCACCGGCAAGGCGTCCGTGGTGGACGTGACCTTCGACGCCGGGACCCAGCGCATCGTCGCCACCTGCGACAACGCCTGCGGCGAGACGCACACCTTCCTGAAGGTCGACGCCACCGGCGCGATCGTCCCGGACGTGACCTACACGAACCCGGCCGTCATGCCCGTCGACAACCTGGAGGGCTTCGCCCTCGCCCCCGCCTCGACCTGCGTCGACGGCTCGCGCGAGGCGGTGTGGAGCGACGACGGCATCTACGGCTTCGGCTCCGGAAGCTCCTCGTACGGACACGCCCTCTACAGCGGCACCTTCCCCTGCTGA
- a CDS encoding class I SAM-dependent methyltransferase, with protein MTTTRPVDPARAHSFNAAAAQYAANRPSYPPALLDTIEKAADRSLTGARVADVGAGTGISTSLLHARGADVLAVEPGAGMAAEFRRGNPDIPLVRGNGNALPLAGATLDFLTYAQSWHWTDPAHSVPEALRVLRPGGALALWWNTDAPDIEWIAEAEAREGRRFGFDPAERHHKADERLDLADPSGRLDFAHHKVRWSRRVSVDTHLANIASHSQYLVIDAPARDAFLAEERTHLLRAFPDGVVEETYDVLMLVARKR; from the coding sequence ATGACGACCACGCGACCCGTCGACCCGGCCCGTGCCCACTCCTTCAACGCGGCCGCCGCCCAGTACGCGGCCAACCGCCCGTCCTACCCGCCCGCCCTCCTCGACACCATCGAGAAGGCCGCGGACCGGTCCCTGACCGGCGCGCGGGTCGCGGACGTCGGCGCCGGCACCGGAATCTCCACCAGCCTGCTGCACGCCCGCGGCGCGGACGTCCTCGCGGTCGAGCCCGGCGCGGGCATGGCCGCCGAGTTCCGCCGCGGCAACCCGGACATCCCCCTGGTGCGCGGCAACGGCAACGCCCTCCCGCTCGCCGGCGCCACCCTCGACTTCCTCACCTACGCCCAGTCCTGGCACTGGACCGACCCCGCCCACTCGGTGCCGGAGGCACTGCGCGTCCTGCGGCCGGGGGGCGCGCTGGCGCTGTGGTGGAACACCGACGCCCCCGACATCGAGTGGATCGCCGAGGCCGAGGCCCGTGAGGGCCGCCGCTTCGGCTTCGACCCCGCCGAGCGGCACCACAAGGCCGATGAGCGCCTGGACCTCGCCGACCCCAGCGGCCGTCTGGACTTCGCCCACCACAAGGTCCGCTGGAGTCGCCGAGTCTCCGTCGACACCCACTTGGCCAACATCGCCAGCCACTCCCAGTACCTCGTCATCGACGCCCCCGCCCGTGACGCCTTCCTGGCCGAGGAGCGGACCCACCTCCTGCGGGCCTTCCCCGACGGCGTGGTCGAGGAGACGTACGACGTACTCATGCTGGTGGCCAGGAAGCGGTGA